AAAACAATGATAGGTTGTGTCATGacctgtggtctggatcatgttttttgttattttctgttagtttaagactccaaaagttcctgtttttgtgcatccttgtttgttttagtttccatgacgactcattagtttcacctgcctcatgagatttgtatgacctatattgagtaaaacatgcttaaaactagaatatcaactgttgcaaagctgtgtcattaacactcaaaagtataaaactacttttttcaagtaataatttcttatttcaagcatgtaaaaaaaaaaatcatgactttgacacaattgtctctcatattaaaacagatgactttgctgttttattttcaatgaaacaatagaaaatacctactcatatagtagtacagttgttattagtgagaatatacttattttaaggtatttttgggttcattgaggttagctaatttaacttgttttggaaagtcttgacaagccacattttctgttctattggcagataattttgcttagttcaaataaaatacccctaatttttgtattttttttcttgcttttgaacattgactttttgcagtgtatataactcatatatataaatatatacacaataatatatatattcatgtccgtgtatatatatatatatatatatatatatatatatacacacacaataatatatatatatatatacacacacaataatatatatatatatatatatatatatatatatacacatacctgtgtatatattcatatacatatatacatatatatatatatatatatatatatatatatggcatggcgtagtgggtagagcaaccgtgccagaaacctgagggttgcaggttcgctccccgcctcttaccatccaaaaaaaaaaaaaaatcgctgccgttgtgtccttgggcaggacacttcaccctttgcccccggtgccactcacaccggtgaattgaatgatgaatgataggtggtggtcggaggggccgttggcgcaaattgcagccacgcttccgtcagtctaccccagggcagctgtggctatgaaagtagcttaccaccaccaggtgtgaatgaatgatgggttctacatgtaaagcgactttgggtacttagaaaagcgctatataaatcccagttattattattatacacatatatatatattcatatatccatccatccatttttctaccgcttattccctttggggtcgcgggggcgctggagcctatatatatatatatatatatatatatatagagagagagagagagatcctatacatatactgtatatgagtacatatacagttagggttagggttagggacggcgtggcgcagtgggagagtggccgtgcgcgacccgagggtccctggttcaatccccacctagtaccaacctcgtcatgtccgttgtgtcctgagcaagacacttcacccttgctcctgatgggtgctggttagcgccttgcatggcagctccctccatcagtgtgtgaatgtgtgtgtgaatgggtaaatgtggaagtagtgtcaaagcgctttgagtaccttgaaggtagaaaagcgctatacaagtacaacccatttatttatttatcatttatattattataataatataattaatatataatttataattattataattagttATTAAGAGTAAGtccaactcctaccttgtttacttttggGACAACCTCATTAAGGTTTTGTGGAGTTTTGCATTATTCCCATTTTCCATTGTCATGTCATTGgtgttatttagatttttttaaaatgttgatttcacTTTTTTCAACAttaacaaagttcaatgagcaggttgtgttatgtgtgaccaggtTTGTTGAATTTTTGCACTGGTCGATTTTAATTTTTccaccgtgactagggaaggttgtttggaatgGGTCAAGTAAGTAAATGCTGTACTACAATTGACTTGAAAGTACATTTAAAGGCAGAGTTACTTTCGTTGGCCACTAGATGGTGACAAAATGGCAGCAATCTGAACATTGTATAATTATGAAGGTAATGGATGCTTTTCTTCTCTTCTATTTTTTTGTTCCTTCCAGACAAGAACAGAACTTTCTTTCGGACCTTCATGTCCTGATTGTTTCCTGCAGCCTGACCCTCCGAGTCCAAGCATCGCCATGGAGCGCGTCCAGCACATCACCAAGTCGGCCATCCGCCGCGCGTCCCAAATCGAGGTGACTCCACAGGCCAAGAGGAATCTGCAGGAGCTCTTCGTCAACTTCACCCTCATCCTCATCTGTCTGCTCCTCATCTACATCATCGTCCTGCTGAGCAGCTGAGGCTGCACCGAGGACCGGACTTCACTGATGCACTCTAAGTGTGACTGCATGTTTTCCTACCGCCGGTCACCCActtcatgcaattcatctaataCCGAGCGAGCTATGCATTTAAAGTCGCAAACTATtgcacatttacagtaaaaacaaaacaaaaaaacttgtcacATTTACTGCACAAAATGTGTGAGACTCACAGCTTGCACTCCCCCAGGTTGGACGGACATCCCACTCCCAGTTGCATCCTGGGAACAAAAGATGAACAGCTTTGTAAACTCTTAATGGCTCAAAATGGTGAGATGTTTTAAGTTGAGCTTTAAAAAGAAAGTACAGACAGAATATATTCTAGAATGGAGCATACTGCAACATGTTGTTAAAAGACAGGAGGGTGACCATGTTACTGTCAATACCGTGATAATTATGTCGAAAAAGTGCCTTCAAAGGTCGAGGTTAGAGACCCAAATATGACTGTTTATGTCCAGAGGTATTTTTTTATTGGCCTGcggaacattaaaaaaatatagtgctaaaaaacaacaaagaaaacagAAAAAGTTACAATGTTGATGC
This sequence is a window from Nerophis lumbriciformis linkage group LG23, RoL_Nlum_v2.1, whole genome shotgun sequence. Protein-coding genes within it:
- the pln2 gene encoding phospholamban, whose protein sequence is MERVQHITKSAIRRASQIEVTPQAKRNLQELFVNFTLILICLLLIYIIVLLSS